GCGCTGCATACGCCGCATAGCGGTCGCGCTTCCCCATCTTCGACGGCAGCGGCGGGAGCAGGCCGAAGTTCACGTGCATTGGCTGGTACGGTGCCGTGTCGGGGTCGGTCGCGTACGACACGAGCGAGCCGAGGAGGGTGTCGCGGGGCAGGACGAACGGCGAGCCGCCGGTCAGGCGCGCGCAGACGTTGAGGGCGGCGAGCAGCCCCGTGGCCGCTGCCTCGAGGTAGCCCTCGGTTCCGGCGAGCTGCCCCGCGAGCCACACGTCGGGGCGGGCGAGCAGCGACAGGTCGGGCGCGAGCACGCGCGGCGCGTCGACGAACGTGTTGCGGTGCATCACGCCGTAGCGGGTGAACTCGGCGGCCTCGAGGCCGGGCACCATGCGGAAGACCCGCTGTTGCTCAGGGAAGGTGAGGTTGGTCTGGAACCCGACCAGGTTGTACGCGGTGCCTTCGCGGTTCTCGGCGCGCAGCTGCACGACCGCCCAGGGTCGCTCCCCCGTCGCCGGGTCGGTCAGGCCGACAGGCTTCATGGGCCCGAAGCGCGGGGCGTCGGGCGCGCGGCGCGCGATCTCCTCGATCGGCTGGCAGGCGTGGAACAGGTCGCGCGACTCGAAGTCCTTGAGCACGACGCGCTCGGCGGCGGTGAGCGCGTCGATGAACCGCTCGTACGTGGGCCGGTCCATGGGGCAGTTGAGGTAGTCGGCACCCTCCCCTTTCCCGTAGCGACTCGCCGCAAACACGCGACCACGGTCGATCGAGGCGGACTCGACGACGGGCGCGGCGGCGTCGAAGAACGCGAGGCGGCCGGGGCCGACGACCTCGGAGAGCGCGGGCTCGAGGGCGGGGTCGGTGAGCGGGCCCGTCGCGACGATGGTGTGTCCGCTTCGCGGCAGGGCGTTCGCACGCTCGCGGACGAGGTCGATGCACGGGTGGCGCGAGACGGAGGCGGTCACGGAGTCCGCGAACCGCTCGCGGTCGACTGCCAACGCGGCCCCTGCAGGGACCGAGGCGCTGCGGGCACACGCGAGCACGAGGCTGCCGAGTGCGGCGAGTTCGTGCTTGAGGGCTCCGGCGGCCGTGTGCGGGTCGTCGCTCTTCATGGAGTTCGAGCACACGAGC
Above is a window of Actinomycetota bacterium DNA encoding:
- a CDS encoding methylenetetrahydrofolate--tRNA-(uracil(54)-C(5))-methyltransferase (FADH(2)-oxidizing) TrmFO; this encodes MGSAPVTVIGAGLAGSEAAWQLATRGVPVRLIEMRPKVLGPAHRTDRLAELVCSNSMKSDDPHTAAGALKHELAALGSLVLACARSASVPAGAALAVDRERFADSVTASVSRHPCIDLVRERANALPRSGHTIVATGPLTDPALEPALSEVVGPGRLAFFDAAAPVVESASIDRGRVFAASRYGKGEGADYLNCPMDRPTYERFIDALTAAERVVLKDFESRDLFHACQPIEEIARRAPDAPRFGPMKPVGLTDPATGERPWAVVQLRAENREGTAYNLVGFQTNLTFPEQQRVFRMVPGLEAAEFTRYGVMHRNTFVDAPRVLAPDLSLLARPDVWLAGQLAGTEGYLEAAATGLLAALNVCARLTGGSPFVLPRDTLLGSLVSYATDPDTAPYQPMHVNFGLLPPLPSKMGKRDRYAAYAARAADALDAYVRTRSDLVPAPGATELCAP